A portion of the Rubritalea squalenifaciens DSM 18772 genome contains these proteins:
- a CDS encoding CPBP family intramembrane glutamic endopeptidase yields MKRLLSHELTKLILFVVLSFTAAAIIAPHLYTAGKDLAAAHAPLPKDPPFSASPTVWLAEKCDSAEFSRYFNRALMASALLLLYPLIRSLRSSGTTEVKPPLKNRINPRAQGWKDIAVGLCLSMGFLILLGFILQNLGWVTPEEKWNLGKAIRKAIAPAIIVSILEEWLFRGVIFDILMRKLSTAKTIISLSLIFAALHFLKPPEGVDVVDPRNALAGFEMLGLIGHKFLNPASFFGVFLTLFTVGLILAYTRHKTGYLWLSIGLHAGWIFSLKTFNKLTDPTGEAPEILFNENITDGLLPLATLVLTGSAVYLYLRQKKPML; encoded by the coding sequence GTGAAACGCCTTCTCAGCCACGAACTCACCAAACTGATCCTTTTTGTCGTACTCAGCTTCACCGCGGCAGCCATCATCGCTCCCCACCTCTACACTGCTGGTAAAGACCTCGCAGCTGCCCATGCTCCCCTCCCGAAAGACCCTCCCTTTTCCGCCTCCCCAACCGTCTGGTTGGCCGAAAAATGTGACTCGGCCGAATTCTCTCGCTACTTCAACCGAGCACTTATGGCCTCAGCCTTGCTGCTCCTCTATCCTTTGATCCGCTCTCTGCGCAGCAGTGGCACCACAGAAGTAAAGCCACCTCTGAAGAACAGGATCAATCCACGGGCCCAAGGCTGGAAAGATATCGCCGTGGGCCTCTGCCTCTCCATGGGCTTTCTGATCCTTCTCGGCTTCATCCTGCAGAACCTCGGCTGGGTCACTCCGGAAGAAAAATGGAATCTGGGGAAAGCCATCCGCAAAGCCATTGCCCCGGCGATCATCGTATCCATCCTGGAAGAGTGGCTCTTCCGCGGCGTGATCTTTGATATCCTGATGCGGAAACTCAGCACAGCAAAGACTATCATCTCCCTCTCTCTGATTTTCGCCGCCCTGCACTTCCTCAAACCACCTGAAGGTGTAGATGTCGTGGATCCGCGAAATGCTCTGGCCGGTTTTGAAATGCTCGGCCTGATCGGTCACAAATTCCTCAACCCCGCCAGCTTCTTTGGAGTCTTTCTGACTTTGTTCACCGTAGGACTAATCCTGGCCTACACACGCCACAAGACGGGCTACCTATGGCTCTCCATTGGCCTGCACGCAGGTTGGATCTTCTCCCTGAAGACATTCAACAAACTCACTGACCCCACTGGAGAAGCTCCGGAGATCCTCTTCAATGAAAATATCACCGACGGCCTCCTGCCGCTTGCCACACTGGTTCTAACTGGTAGCGCGGTTTACCTCTATCTCAGACAAAAGAAACCCATGCTGTGA
- the accD gene encoding acetyl-CoA carboxylase, carboxyltransferase subunit beta — MGIFERPRLRNNKRKDMPNDLWTKCPECGNMIHTLDLKQNDQVCTHCEHHFLLGSRERIAMIADANSFEETNAGLFSKNPLGFDKYESKIEMLRAKTELNDAVVTGRITVEGSPAMIAVMDFKFFAGSMGSVVGEKITRAVETAIAEKRGMIIVSASSGARMQEGMLSLMQMAKTCGALAKLSDAGLPYISLLTHPTTGGVTASFATVGDINLAEPKCMIGFAGPRVVKETTHQDLPPGFQTAEFMLEHGLVDSIVKRKDLRKKIAQLLRYMLPA; from the coding sequence ATGGGTATTTTCGAAAGACCAAGACTCCGCAACAACAAGCGCAAGGACATGCCAAATGACCTTTGGACCAAATGTCCCGAGTGCGGAAACATGATCCACACCCTCGATCTCAAGCAGAACGATCAAGTCTGCACCCACTGCGAGCACCACTTCCTGCTCGGCTCCCGTGAGCGCATCGCCATGATCGCAGATGCCAACAGCTTCGAGGAAACAAATGCCGGTCTTTTCTCTAAGAACCCACTTGGCTTCGATAAGTACGAATCCAAGATCGAAATGCTGCGCGCCAAGACAGAGCTCAACGATGCTGTGGTTACTGGCCGCATCACAGTCGAAGGCTCCCCTGCCATGATCGCTGTGATGGACTTCAAATTCTTCGCTGGTTCCATGGGCTCCGTCGTCGGTGAGAAAATTACCCGCGCCGTCGAGACAGCCATCGCTGAAAAGCGCGGTATGATCATCGTCTCCGCCTCCTCCGGTGCACGCATGCAGGAAGGCATGCTCTCCCTCATGCAAATGGCCAAGACCTGTGGCGCACTGGCTAAACTTTCTGATGCAGGACTTCCCTACATCTCTCTTCTCACCCACCCGACTACTGGTGGTGTGACAGCCTCATTCGCCACAGTGGGCGATATCAACCTGGCTGAACCAAAGTGCATGATCGGTTTCGCCGGCCCTCGCGTGGTCAAGGAAACCACTCACCAAGACCTGCCTCCTGGTTTCCAGACTGCTGAATTCATGCTCGAGCACGGCCTGGTGGACTCCATCGTCAAGCGCAAGGACCTTCGCAAGAAGATCGCCCAACTCCTGCGCTACATGCTGCCAGCTTAG
- a CDS encoding bifunctional folylpolyglutamate synthase/dihydrofolate synthase, which translates to MTYQEALDWLYSTQTFGIKLGLDGPRKLLRQFLAFPKSGVKVIHVAGTNGKGSTCAFIDSLCRSSAHRTGLFTSPHLVDYRERIRVNGEMIPEETVAEYLTELRELVAEWEHHPTFFELTLAVAMRHFRETECEVIVLETGMGGRLDATTAVPADVAVITPIALDHSQWLGDTLEKVAFEKAGIILEDKPTISAKQEREAAIVIAEQANEMRSPLTVIEAPLTGYSLSLAGPHQAYNAHLALEAANAIGIPLNFDSVQYAMSHTNWPGRFETVSDSPTIIIDGAHNPHAAAALLQTWEHQFGSKKPIMLFGAVESKDVSGALKLLCQLPSELHLVKINTARGLPTETLLEALPEDCPPHTEHDSLQSALDVVIPAAVESGTPILISGSLFLIGEAKSILQGGSFQASTQ; encoded by the coding sequence ATGACCTATCAGGAAGCTCTCGACTGGCTCTACTCCACTCAGACCTTTGGCATCAAGCTTGGCCTCGATGGTCCACGCAAGCTGCTGCGCCAGTTTCTAGCCTTCCCCAAGTCAGGAGTCAAAGTCATCCATGTGGCTGGCACCAATGGTAAAGGCTCTACCTGCGCCTTCATTGACTCGCTTTGCCGTAGTTCTGCCCACCGTACTGGTCTTTTCACTTCTCCCCATCTCGTCGACTATCGTGAGCGCATCCGCGTGAACGGTGAAATGATTCCTGAGGAAACCGTTGCGGAATACCTCACAGAACTCCGCGAACTCGTCGCCGAGTGGGAACACCATCCCACCTTTTTCGAGCTGACCCTCGCCGTCGCCATGCGTCACTTCCGAGAGACTGAGTGCGAAGTCATTGTCCTGGAAACAGGCATGGGTGGAAGACTGGATGCGACTACCGCCGTACCCGCAGACGTCGCCGTCATCACCCCGATCGCCCTCGACCACTCCCAGTGGCTGGGCGACACCTTAGAGAAGGTCGCCTTTGAAAAAGCAGGCATCATTCTGGAGGACAAACCCACCATCTCCGCCAAGCAAGAGCGAGAGGCCGCCATCGTCATCGCCGAGCAGGCTAATGAAATGCGTTCCCCGCTCACCGTGATCGAAGCGCCACTCACCGGCTACAGCCTCTCACTGGCCGGACCACATCAGGCTTACAATGCCCATCTCGCGCTGGAAGCTGCCAACGCCATAGGCATTCCACTCAACTTCGACAGCGTCCAGTACGCAATGTCCCATACGAACTGGCCGGGCAGATTCGAGACCGTCTCAGACTCCCCCACCATCATCATCGATGGTGCGCACAACCCGCATGCTGCAGCAGCACTCCTCCAGACCTGGGAACATCAATTCGGCAGCAAGAAGCCTATCATGCTTTTTGGCGCCGTGGAATCCAAGGACGTCTCCGGCGCTCTCAAACTCCTCTGCCAGCTCCCGAGCGAACTACACCTGGTCAAAATCAACACGGCCAGAGGCCTCCCCACAGAAACATTGCTAGAAGCTCTGCCTGAAGACTGCCCGCCACACACAGAGCACGATTCCCTTCAGTCAGCTCTTGATGTTGTCATCCCGGCGGCTGTAGAATCCGGCACACCCATCCTCATCTCGGGTTCACTCTTCCTGATCGGCGAGGCCAAATCCATCCTGCAAGGTGGGTCTTTCCAAGCCTCCACTCAGTAG
- a CDS encoding thioredoxin family protein, whose translation MNALLVFMLSLFASVQLMAGEGWMTDIDEAVKKAKELDKAVMVEFTGSDWCPPCKMMEKEVFSKPEFVEEASKKYVLVKIDIPNSNPELKAQNSKVMKKYKVKGVPTVILFDQEGEEFNRFTASQFKTVETFLENLEHQLKRKDMF comes from the coding sequence ATGAATGCACTACTTGTTTTTATGCTGAGCTTGTTTGCTAGTGTCCAATTAATGGCTGGTGAAGGCTGGATGACTGATATCGACGAGGCTGTGAAGAAGGCCAAGGAGCTTGATAAAGCGGTGATGGTGGAATTCACGGGCTCGGACTGGTGTCCACCGTGTAAGATGATGGAGAAGGAAGTGTTTTCCAAGCCGGAGTTTGTCGAGGAAGCCTCCAAGAAATATGTCTTGGTGAAGATAGATATTCCCAACTCAAATCCGGAGTTGAAGGCGCAGAATTCAAAGGTGATGAAAAAGTATAAAGTGAAGGGTGTGCCGACGGTTATTCTGTTTGACCAGGAGGGTGAAGAATTCAATCGCTTCACTGCCTCCCAATTCAAAACGGTAGAAACATTTTTAGAAAACCTTGAGCACCAACTGAAACGCAAAGACATGTTTTAA
- a CDS encoding serine/threonine protein kinase, with translation MADKERYEILKLLGKGRTGGVYEAEDTVLNRKVALRRFFSETGGHDNSKLNEDFANIAQNLCNLQNPNLLTIFDAGTDEDGAYMVSQLLDGTSLADQVAKSCLDAWDACDLASQMLDALQAAHSAGFIHGALTPGSIMMLDRARGGHLYVILDLGLCRLAPLIQGSDSQNSMMADPALMAPELFDGESATEQSDLYMLGQVVYTTLAGGHPLAGLSIPEAAAKHKAGDLPRITDYRPELDPAFADWLHKLISPDPNQRPESAQAAAEELPEVEKTTPQTTTTRQQRVKLVTSSVPSRKTTAVTPITGPQVTIPQAISDRVTVSSSVQSAALPAAEASNKSVNIVFLIIAAVLAIIIGGIFMVMRGGNTTTTADKLKKDQEQVEESLPFASFSSMYAKPSIGQTPENQVNMADADTLDWLILTGLPIKDNMILRYSGGIIKETTPTNKLQPVSYPQPQEKFTISNGKTLHPAVRLDTNKSGLSTKEGWIIKLKAPAKLDGPLKVSTYFVAWKCDVRFRIKTASGKYLEDDYLFKCHGQNVSSEVTATIHDLKPGDDFSIELLVDEFHSGSNPAIMLSAVAIPKP, from the coding sequence ATGGCGGACAAAGAACGATACGAAATACTCAAACTCCTTGGCAAAGGGAGGACTGGCGGCGTCTATGAAGCCGAAGATACCGTATTGAACCGTAAAGTCGCACTGCGTCGATTCTTTTCGGAGACAGGAGGACACGACAATTCCAAGCTCAACGAGGACTTTGCCAACATCGCGCAAAACCTCTGCAATCTCCAGAATCCCAACTTGCTCACCATTTTTGATGCAGGTACTGATGAGGACGGGGCCTACATGGTATCCCAACTACTCGACGGCACCAGCCTAGCAGATCAGGTTGCCAAGTCCTGTCTTGATGCATGGGATGCCTGTGATCTAGCCAGCCAAATGTTGGACGCGCTTCAAGCAGCACACTCTGCTGGCTTTATCCATGGCGCTCTAACTCCTGGCTCTATCATGATGCTAGACCGTGCACGAGGAGGCCACCTCTACGTGATTCTCGACCTAGGTCTCTGCAGGCTAGCCCCCCTCATTCAGGGATCTGACTCACAAAACTCCATGATGGCTGATCCTGCCCTCATGGCACCCGAGCTTTTTGATGGGGAATCCGCCACGGAACAATCTGACCTCTACATGCTAGGGCAGGTCGTCTACACCACCCTGGCCGGTGGTCACCCACTTGCTGGCCTCTCCATCCCTGAGGCAGCTGCGAAACATAAGGCTGGTGATCTACCACGAATCACCGATTACAGGCCTGAGCTCGACCCCGCCTTTGCGGATTGGCTCCACAAACTCATTTCCCCGGATCCTAACCAGAGACCGGAATCCGCCCAAGCCGCTGCGGAAGAACTCCCGGAGGTGGAAAAAACCACTCCACAGACCACTACGACCAGACAGCAAAGGGTCAAGCTAGTCACTAGCTCCGTCCCTAGCAGAAAAACAACGGCAGTCACACCGATTACCGGCCCTCAGGTAACCATACCTCAAGCCATTAGTGACCGGGTCACGGTTTCCTCCAGCGTTCAGAGCGCTGCACTTCCTGCCGCTGAAGCCAGTAACAAGTCTGTCAACATCGTCTTCCTCATCATTGCGGCAGTACTCGCCATCATCATTGGCGGCATCTTTATGGTGATGCGCGGCGGCAACACCACCACGACTGCTGACAAGCTTAAGAAAGATCAGGAACAAGTAGAGGAATCACTCCCCTTTGCCTCTTTCTCATCCATGTACGCCAAGCCGAGCATTGGTCAGACACCGGAGAACCAGGTGAACATGGCAGACGCGGACACCTTGGACTGGCTCATCCTCACAGGCCTGCCAATCAAGGACAATATGATCCTCCGCTACTCTGGAGGCATCATCAAGGAAACCACTCCCACGAACAAGCTGCAGCCCGTCTCGTATCCACAGCCCCAAGAAAAGTTCACCATCTCCAATGGCAAGACTCTCCATCCGGCCGTTAGACTGGATACGAACAAAAGCGGTCTCAGCACCAAGGAAGGCTGGATAATCAAGCTCAAAGCTCCAGCCAAGCTGGACGGACCTCTCAAAGTTTCTACCTATTTTGTAGCCTGGAAGTGTGATGTACGCTTCAGGATCAAGACTGCCAGCGGCAAATATCTGGAAGATGACTACCTCTTCAAGTGTCACGGCCAGAACGTAAGTTCGGAAGTAACGGCTACCATCCATGACCTCAAGCCAGGTGATGACTTCTCCATCGAGCTGCTGGTAGACGAGTTCCATTCGGGCTCCAATCCAGCCATCATGCTCTCCGCCGTAGCCATCCCAAAACCCTAG
- a CDS encoding ABC transporter ATP-binding protein, with protein MEKANAVEISHLVKCYRSSFKRRLFRAVDDVSLQIGEGEVYGLIGPNGSGKSTTMKALIGLVTPTEGSCKVFGAESIKVDSRREIGFLPENPYFYKHQTVAETLKFYGKLCGMHGKELTSRVDELIELVSLENARNRRIGGYSKGMLQRVGLAQALIQKPRLLVLDEPTAGVDPLGSREIRDLILKLKHEGVTIFLCSHLLEQVQEVCDQVGIIFEGKIVQQGTLKELTTVDDHDEIILKGASEELLTKIKQLVQQDAAAEWVSHGKPKTTLERLFIETARKRGKSSK; from the coding sequence ATGGAAAAAGCAAACGCCGTTGAAATCAGCCATTTGGTGAAGTGTTATCGCTCATCGTTCAAGCGACGGCTGTTTCGTGCCGTGGATGATGTGTCACTACAAATCGGGGAAGGGGAAGTTTACGGACTAATTGGCCCCAATGGCTCCGGTAAATCCACCACGATGAAGGCTTTGATCGGCCTGGTGACTCCCACTGAGGGGAGTTGCAAGGTTTTTGGAGCCGAGTCCATCAAGGTAGATTCGCGCCGTGAGATCGGTTTTCTTCCTGAGAATCCCTACTTCTACAAGCACCAGACGGTGGCCGAGACCTTGAAGTTTTATGGCAAGCTGTGCGGGATGCACGGCAAGGAATTGACGAGCCGGGTTGATGAATTGATCGAGCTGGTGTCTCTGGAGAATGCGCGGAATCGTAGAATCGGCGGCTATTCCAAAGGGATGCTGCAGCGGGTAGGTTTGGCTCAGGCCTTGATCCAAAAGCCGCGCCTGCTGGTACTGGATGAACCTACTGCCGGGGTGGATCCGCTGGGGTCTCGTGAGATCCGGGATCTGATCCTCAAGCTGAAACATGAGGGTGTCACGATCTTCCTATGTTCCCATTTGCTGGAGCAGGTGCAGGAGGTCTGTGACCAAGTAGGTATCATTTTCGAGGGGAAGATTGTCCAGCAAGGCACCTTGAAGGAGCTGACGACCGTGGATGATCACGATGAAATCATCCTCAAGGGAGCCAGTGAGGAACTCTTGACCAAGATCAAGCAGCTGGTGCAGCAGGATGCAGCGGCCGAGTGGGTGAGCCATGGCAAGCCGAAGACTACCCTGGAGAGGCTGTTCATTGAGACGGCGAGGAAACGAGGCAAATCATCGAAGTAA
- the rdgB gene encoding RdgB/HAM1 family non-canonical purine NTP pyrophosphatase, with protein sequence MKSILIATRNAHKTEEIREMLGDQFQVSDLNGLEFPPVEETGTTFLENATLKAVEISKQTDELVISDDSGLEVDALDGEPGVYSSRYGGEDGNDQLNNAKLMEKLSLLRPDVKRSARFRCVMVIARNGQRLAHFSGSVEGRIIDEKRGDHGFGYDPLFIPDGHEKTFAELDGQIKNSLSHRSRALTQVVDWLSQTA encoded by the coding sequence ATGAAATCCATCCTCATCGCTACCCGAAACGCCCACAAAACAGAGGAAATCCGCGAGATGCTTGGAGACCAGTTCCAGGTCAGCGACCTCAATGGACTGGAATTCCCTCCCGTAGAAGAAACTGGAACCACTTTCCTAGAAAATGCCACTCTGAAGGCTGTCGAAATCAGCAAGCAAACCGATGAACTCGTCATCTCTGACGACTCCGGTCTGGAAGTGGATGCTCTGGATGGCGAACCTGGAGTCTATTCCTCCCGCTATGGAGGTGAAGACGGCAATGACCAGCTGAACAACGCCAAACTGATGGAGAAACTCTCCCTGCTGAGACCTGACGTGAAGCGCAGTGCGCGCTTCCGTTGTGTCATGGTTATCGCCAGGAACGGGCAGCGTCTCGCCCATTTCTCTGGCAGCGTGGAGGGCCGAATCATTGACGAAAAGCGCGGCGATCACGGCTTTGGCTACGACCCCCTCTTCATCCCGGATGGGCACGAAAAGACCTTTGCTGAGCTAGACGGACAGATAAAGAACAGCCTGAGTCACCGGTCCAGAGCCCTCACACAGGTTGTTGACTGGCTCTCACAAACTGCCTGA
- a CDS encoding ComF family protein, whose protein sequence is MKRLGSRLLDIIYPPSCHFCEEPLELGRYLCTACRQDLKEITAPFCSICSEAFEGAIDAEFSCPNCHDLHFQFDFARSALARTTSSHQLVIDFKYNKQRHLAPILASYCARVILQTPEISSLTSPVILPVPLHWTKRIRRGFNQSEEIAIHLSKETGIPCSRALRRKHHTRTQTRLTRSQRMANLKNAFAGGRLPTKFQTAILLDDVFTTGSTANACAQILRKNSPHLKKIIVVTALRG, encoded by the coding sequence GTGAAACGGCTAGGCTCCAGACTGCTAGATATCATCTACCCTCCCAGCTGCCACTTTTGCGAGGAGCCTCTGGAGCTAGGCAGATACCTCTGCACAGCATGCAGGCAAGACCTCAAGGAAATCACCGCCCCATTCTGCAGCATCTGCTCGGAAGCCTTTGAGGGAGCCATCGACGCGGAGTTCTCCTGCCCGAATTGCCACGACCTTCACTTCCAATTCGACTTTGCACGTTCCGCCCTGGCTCGCACCACGAGCTCCCACCAGCTGGTGATCGACTTCAAATACAACAAGCAGAGACACTTGGCCCCCATACTGGCCAGCTATTGCGCACGGGTCATTCTCCAGACCCCGGAGATAAGCTCACTCACCTCTCCAGTCATTCTCCCAGTCCCCCTGCACTGGACCAAACGTATCCGCCGCGGCTTCAACCAGTCGGAAGAAATCGCCATTCACCTCTCCAAGGAAACAGGAATCCCCTGCTCCAGAGCGCTCAGGAGAAAGCACCACACACGCACCCAGACCAGACTTACCCGAAGCCAGCGCATGGCAAATCTCAAGAACGCCTTCGCCGGCGGCCGCCTGCCCACCAAGTTCCAGACCGCCATCCTGCTGGATGACGTCTTCACTACAGGATCCACCGCCAACGCCTGCGCTCAAATCCTGAGGAAGAATTCACCCCACCTCAAAAAGATCATTGTGGTCACGGCACTACGGGGATAG
- a CDS encoding ABC transporter permease subunit has protein sequence MAGKTTSFISLRRITTISSHTFTQLVRMKVFYLLSVFAVLLIGVQMVEMPYSVSGVSNMNQDLRLLKSAGFFAMNTFAFILALSATALLLPKDIEDRTLYTILCKPVPRLDYLLGKLGGVLCLILVSLLVMDGLFSAILHFKVEGIVAETQSMLGARGLSAAVIERQSEEIYSQGVTWNLQIGVLAVFLKAAVIASIAMLVSTFSTSTIFTIIITVIVALIGTIQADAREYFMRQEDLGIITPMSEVTRWVALLFPDFQLLGVEDGVIDGKQVPGSILGRVCWVAFLYCAVYTVLSWFVFRRKEV, from the coding sequence ATGGCTGGAAAGACCACATCATTTATATCGCTTCGCAGGATCACCACGATCTCAAGCCATACCTTCACGCAGTTGGTGCGGATGAAGGTATTCTATCTGCTTTCTGTGTTTGCCGTCTTGCTGATCGGTGTACAGATGGTGGAGATGCCCTACTCGGTAAGTGGCGTCTCCAATATGAACCAGGATCTGCGCTTGCTGAAGAGCGCGGGATTTTTTGCGATGAATACCTTTGCCTTTATCCTGGCGCTCTCGGCGACAGCTTTGCTGCTGCCAAAGGATATCGAGGACCGGACTCTTTACACCATTCTCTGTAAGCCGGTGCCCCGGCTTGATTACCTGCTGGGCAAGCTGGGCGGCGTGTTGTGTCTGATCCTGGTCTCCCTTCTGGTGATGGATGGGCTATTCAGTGCCATCCTGCATTTCAAGGTAGAGGGTATTGTGGCTGAGACTCAGTCCATGCTGGGCGCCAGAGGCTTGTCGGCGGCCGTGATCGAGCGCCAGTCCGAAGAGATCTACAGCCAGGGAGTTACTTGGAATCTCCAGATCGGTGTGCTGGCGGTGTTTCTCAAGGCTGCCGTGATTGCCTCCATCGCCATGCTGGTCTCCACCTTCTCTACGTCGACGATTTTCACCATCATCATTACCGTGATCGTGGCGCTGATCGGTACTATCCAGGCGGATGCCCGTGAGTATTTCATGCGCCAGGAAGACCTGGGGATCATCACGCCGATGTCTGAGGTGACCCGCTGGGTTGCCCTATTGTTCCCTGATTTCCAGCTGCTGGGAGTCGAGGATGGAGTTATTGATGGCAAGCAAGTTCCGGGCTCTATCCTAGGGCGCGTGTGCTGGGTGGCCTTTCTCTATTGTGCGGTGTATACCGTGCTCTCTTGGTTCGTATTTCGTAGAAAAGAAGTCTGA
- a CDS encoding GYF domain-containing protein, which translates to MSAVIQQEHPAKSVWYYRRVGREYGPVNLVHLKQLAESGRLDPRLDFIRHDGSQAWLTVAELDAIYEHVHRAKTQVRPEVIAREAWKTQAPIIVVDVKKARLGQWLKPTLAALGLMIPVLCILYWFIPFGGLAPEGGAVTAQAIAWVALMLSVLAYGRFTRWIYDGWRVTNQYGSKVPAWVVALLMWVPGVNYLWNFISVWWWARDFNVIISSHPQYRYIESPSEKWLMAFCIYPFLAPIIHGILLMLAGDLVTQFPQLDHFKTLMAVSVNALIYLSILYRTAKDVSLAVDGIHDLNLRQ; encoded by the coding sequence ATGTCAGCGGTTATTCAACAGGAGCACCCGGCAAAGTCAGTGTGGTACTATCGTCGTGTCGGAAGAGAGTATGGACCAGTCAATCTGGTGCATCTTAAGCAATTGGCAGAATCCGGGCGTTTAGATCCCAGATTGGATTTTATTCGGCACGATGGGAGCCAGGCTTGGCTCACGGTAGCGGAGCTGGATGCTATTTATGAGCATGTTCACCGTGCCAAGACCCAGGTGCGTCCTGAGGTGATTGCCAGAGAGGCCTGGAAAACTCAGGCTCCTATCATTGTGGTGGATGTGAAGAAGGCGCGTTTGGGGCAGTGGCTCAAGCCGACTCTCGCCGCCTTGGGGCTGATGATTCCAGTGCTTTGCATTCTCTACTGGTTTATTCCCTTTGGTGGACTGGCGCCAGAAGGTGGTGCTGTTACGGCGCAGGCGATTGCTTGGGTGGCATTGATGCTCAGTGTTCTGGCCTACGGGCGCTTTACCCGTTGGATTTACGATGGATGGCGAGTGACCAATCAATATGGTTCCAAAGTGCCTGCGTGGGTGGTTGCCCTGCTGATGTGGGTCCCTGGTGTGAATTATCTTTGGAATTTCATCAGCGTCTGGTGGTGGGCGAGGGACTTTAATGTGATTATCTCCTCACATCCTCAGTACCGCTATATTGAAAGCCCGAGTGAGAAGTGGTTGATGGCATTTTGTATCTATCCCTTCCTGGCACCCATCATTCATGGAATTCTCTTAATGTTGGCTGGAGATCTGGTGACTCAGTTCCCGCAGTTGGATCATTTCAAGACTCTGATGGCTGTGTCAGTCAATGCCCTGATCTACCTTTCCATTCTCTACAGAACAGCCAAAGATGTCTCTCTGGCTGTTGACGGGATCCACGATCTGAACCTCAGGCAGTAG
- a CDS encoding metal-dependent hydrolase, whose protein sequence is MDSITQATLGALCGELVLRKQLGWKGAAWGLFFGTLPDLDILAAPFLDGLEWLRFHRGISHGLLAVFLGPLLLAWPFTKIHKQVSYRRAYLFLWLTWLTHVLIDCFNSYGTQLFAPFSDRPIAFNNIAIIDLFFTLPTLFGLIICLFRKKDSRGRTILVTLITAWICTYTACSFAIQQKARQHFSQVLEANDLAPDDFTVSPTLTNIFLWRMLARTDDSYYVCYWSIFDPKDAVPRIDHIQRAPETVSEFRGSQAFETIDWFSSGYWKAYFYPDKPNSVYLADMRFTEMHAQIGSKAVKVPPFMWKLTKDGADVKIQRSSGRSATGKEGESMPQKISRFLDPLITRIKGDTTAWEKDARWPWDTAELESTYFPADSTQP, encoded by the coding sequence GTGGACTCTATCACACAAGCTACTCTGGGCGCCCTTTGCGGCGAACTCGTTCTCCGCAAGCAGCTCGGCTGGAAAGGCGCGGCTTGGGGACTTTTCTTCGGCACTCTTCCTGATCTGGATATTCTCGCCGCCCCGTTTCTAGATGGTCTGGAGTGGCTACGTTTTCACCGTGGAATCTCCCATGGTTTGTTAGCGGTCTTTCTGGGGCCATTGCTCTTAGCCTGGCCATTCACCAAAATCCACAAGCAAGTTTCCTACAGGCGCGCCTATCTTTTCCTCTGGCTCACTTGGCTCACGCACGTCCTGATAGATTGCTTCAACAGCTACGGCACCCAGCTCTTCGCCCCTTTCTCGGATCGCCCGATCGCGTTTAACAACATTGCCATCATCGACCTCTTCTTCACCTTGCCCACGCTCTTCGGTCTGATCATCTGCCTTTTCAGGAAGAAGGATAGCAGGGGGCGCACCATCCTTGTGACCCTGATTACAGCCTGGATCTGCACCTACACCGCCTGTAGCTTTGCCATCCAGCAGAAGGCACGCCAGCACTTCAGCCAAGTCCTCGAGGCCAACGACCTAGCGCCAGACGACTTCACCGTCTCGCCCACGCTCACCAATATCTTCCTCTGGCGCATGCTCGCCCGCACGGATGACAGCTACTACGTCTGTTACTGGTCCATCTTCGACCCCAAGGACGCAGTTCCCCGCATCGACCACATCCAGCGAGCACCTGAAACCGTGAGTGAATTCCGCGGATCCCAGGCATTTGAGACAATCGACTGGTTTTCCAGCGGATACTGGAAGGCCTACTTTTATCCCGACAAGCCGAATTCAGTCTACCTGGCAGACATGCGCTTCACGGAAATGCATGCCCAGATAGGCTCCAAAGCCGTCAAGGTCCCACCCTTCATGTGGAAACTCACCAAAGACGGAGCAGACGTGAAGATCCAGCGTTCATCTGGCCGATCAGCGACAGGCAAAGAGGGTGAATCCATGCCTCAAAAAATCTCCCGTTTCCTGGACCCTCTCATTACCCGAATCAAGGGAGACACGACAGCCTGGGAAAAGGATGCCCGCTGGCCCTGGGATACTGCGGAACTGGAAAGTACATACTTCCCTGCCGATAGCACACAACCATGA